Proteins found in one Enterococcus sp. 9D6_DIV0238 genomic segment:
- the lepB gene encoding signal peptidase I, whose translation MNKLKRRIRRLKKQLKQKMNKEKRPANNRRKYNDDKSRERSKQKKKRPQPQTKSRMEPKKEAVNTKIRQSDPAEIVTPPIKKRKKRKITKEEIEKRRKKKRKENIIEIIKFMLPVVLVAVLVFFFILNTSPHMVDGDSMKPTLMDKDRVIVRRTKIPERYEIITFKPPVKSEFQYVKRVIGMPGDLVWTEGNDLFINHQAETLPKESEMSAASELPDGTIKVNISDESLEQMSQLNKIPTGHYFVLGDNRNNSSDSRAFGLVDGKAIEGVVSFRFAPFSTIGWIK comes from the coding sequence ATGAATAAATTGAAAAGGCGCATTCGTCGATTGAAAAAACAATTAAAACAAAAAATGAATAAAGAGAAAAGACCGGCTAATAATCGCCGTAAATACAATGACGATAAATCAAGAGAACGATCTAAGCAAAAAAAGAAGCGTCCACAGCCACAGACAAAGTCAAGAATGGAACCAAAAAAAGAAGCTGTAAATACTAAAATAAGACAAAGTGATCCAGCTGAAATAGTAACACCGCCAATCAAAAAAAGAAAAAAACGTAAAATAACAAAAGAAGAAATCGAAAAAAGAAGAAAGAAAAAAAGAAAAGAGAATATAATCGAAATCATTAAATTTATGCTGCCTGTCGTACTTGTGGCAGTACTTGTATTCTTTTTTATATTGAATACATCCCCGCATATGGTGGATGGTGATTCAATGAAACCAACCTTGATGGATAAAGATCGAGTGATCGTTCGTCGGACCAAAATCCCAGAAAGATATGAGATCATTACCTTCAAACCACCTGTAAAAAGTGAATTTCAATATGTCAAACGAGTAATTGGAATGCCAGGAGATTTAGTTTGGACAGAAGGCAATGACTTATTTATCAATCATCAGGCAGAGACCTTACCAAAAGAATCTGAAATGTCTGCTGCCAGCGAATTGCCAGATGGAACGATCAAAGTCAATATTTCAGATGAAAGTTTGGAACAAATGTCTCAATTAAACAAAATTCCAACAGGTCACTATTTTGTTTTAGGAGATAATCGAAACAATTCTAGCGATAGTCGAGCTTTTGGTCTAGTTGACGGAAAAGCTATCGAAGGAGTCGTTTCTTTCAGATTTGCGCCATTTAGTACTATTGGCTGGATAAAATAA
- a CDS encoding LysM peptidoglycan-binding domain-containing protein, translating to MKKHSTKNYRLLLVFSALLFSTAIYFLSSSLILGASPGGSTPVTADSQPVAPASVPETASSETKVEAPTPTAVSTEPPAESTAESNVQDSEVYVVKSGQTLWEIAQDSGLSIQTLMNENQLSSSVLIEGQELVFGR from the coding sequence ATGAAAAAACATAGCACTAAAAATTATCGTTTGTTATTGGTTTTTTCAGCATTATTGTTTAGTACAGCAATTTACTTCTTATCTAGTTCATTGATTTTAGGCGCCTCACCAGGAGGAAGTACGCCAGTTACTGCGGATAGTCAGCCTGTAGCGCCTGCTTCTGTTCCAGAAACAGCTTCATCAGAAACAAAAGTAGAAGCGCCGACGCCTACTGCCGTATCGACGGAACCTCCAGCAGAATCTACTGCTGAAAGTAACGTGCAGGATTCGGAAGTATATGTCGTCAAAAGTGGACAGACACTGTGGGAAATTGCTCAGGATTCAGGTTTATCAATCCAAACATTAATGAATGAAAATCAACTTAGCAGCAGCGTCCTGATTGAAGGACAGGAATTAGTATTCGGTAGATAA
- a CDS encoding type II toxin-antitoxin system PemK/MazF family toxin, whose amino-acid sequence MVKRGDIYFADLSPVVGSEQGGVRPVLVIQNNLGNHFSPTIIVAAITAKMAKPKLPTHIGINSEETGIERDSVILLEQIRTIDKIRLKEKVCHLGIEVMNSVDRALGVSVGIHEEELEENLGTYR is encoded by the coding sequence ATGGTCAAAAGGGGTGACATATATTTTGCAGACTTATCCCCTGTCGTAGGATCAGAACAAGGGGGAGTACGTCCAGTACTAGTCATACAAAATAATTTAGGTAATCATTTTAGTCCGACCATCATTGTCGCAGCAATCACGGCAAAAATGGCGAAGCCAAAATTACCAACACATATAGGGATCAATTCTGAGGAAACCGGGATTGAAAGAGATTCTGTCATTTTATTGGAACAAATACGTACGATCGATAAAATACGATTAAAAGAAAAAGTTTGCCATTTAGGCATTGAAGTCATGAACTCTGTCGACCGTGCATTGGGCGTTAGTGTAGGAATTCATGAAGAAGAACTAGAAGAAAATCTTGGTACATATCGTTGA
- the alr gene encoding alanine racemase, with protein sequence MVVGWHRPTKLVIDTQAIKQNVRNEIKRMPSRTELFAVVKANGYGHGAIQTAKAAIEGGATGFCVAVLDEAIELREAGITEPILILGVVDTFYIDLLLKYDLSVTAATQEWLEQAKEQLIHLQAKTPLKIHIKVDTGMGRIGFTSPETVQKAVTVVKSEKRMLWEGLFTHFSTADEKDTGYFQKQEQRFKEVLAVLDELPRYVHTSNSATAFWHPEHAGNMIRFGIGLYGLNPSGHELTEVYPLKPALSLVSELIQVKELPAGEGIGYGNTYTTTENEWIGTVPIGYADGWLRHLTGFSVLVEGEACEIVGRICMDQCMIRLPNQVAVGTTVTLIGHDHGKEITMQMVADKLETIHYEVACTFSERLPREYK encoded by the coding sequence ATGGTTGTAGGATGGCATCGTCCAACCAAGTTAGTGATTGACACACAAGCAATAAAGCAAAACGTTCGTAATGAAATCAAGCGAATGCCCAGCAGAACAGAATTATTCGCTGTTGTAAAAGCAAATGGATACGGTCATGGTGCGATCCAGACAGCAAAAGCTGCTATTGAAGGTGGCGCGACAGGATTTTGTGTAGCTGTTTTAGACGAAGCAATCGAATTACGTGAAGCTGGTATTACAGAACCGATCCTTATTTTAGGAGTTGTAGATACTTTTTACATAGACTTGCTGCTAAAGTATGACCTCTCAGTTACCGCGGCAACCCAAGAATGGTTAGAGCAGGCGAAAGAGCAGTTGATTCATCTGCAAGCAAAAACACCATTGAAAATACATATAAAAGTAGATACGGGAATGGGACGTATAGGGTTTACTTCACCAGAAACGGTTCAAAAAGCAGTAACAGTGGTGAAGTCTGAAAAAAGAATGCTGTGGGAAGGGCTATTTACCCATTTTTCAACAGCTGATGAGAAAGATACTGGCTACTTTCAAAAGCAGGAGCAACGATTTAAAGAAGTTCTAGCTGTTTTAGATGAATTACCAAGATATGTTCATACTAGCAATAGCGCTACAGCATTTTGGCATCCTGAGCATGCAGGGAACATGATTCGTTTTGGGATTGGACTATATGGATTAAATCCTTCTGGTCATGAGCTGACAGAGGTTTATCCACTAAAACCAGCATTATCCTTAGTATCAGAGCTGATACAGGTCAAGGAACTTCCAGCAGGAGAAGGCATTGGATATGGCAATACGTATACAACGACTGAAAATGAATGGATCGGAACGGTCCCCATCGGTTATGCAGATGGCTGGTTGAGACATTTAACTGGCTTTTCAGTACTGGTAGAAGGAGAAGCGTGTGAAATCGTTGGTAGAATTTGTATGGATCAATGTATGATCAGATTGCCAAATCAAGTTGCAGTTGGAACAACAGTGACATTGATCGGGCACGATCATGGGAAAGAGATCACTATGCAGATGGTGGCTGATAAATTAGAAACGATCCATTATGAAGTTGCATGTACTTTTTCTGAGCGCTTGCCAAGAGAGTACAAATAG
- the acpS gene encoding holo-ACP synthase — MIKGIGIDMVELSRIEKIITRKSSFVNRVLTENEQALFEELPHKRQVEFLAGRFACKEAFSKAWGTGIGAVGLQDIEILKEKNGAPKVTKSPHDGQVFVSISHTETSAVAQIILESS; from the coding sequence ATGATCAAAGGAATTGGTATAGATATGGTGGAACTTTCAAGAATCGAAAAAATTATTACACGCAAGTCTTCTTTTGTGAACAGAGTTTTAACTGAAAATGAACAAGCTCTTTTTGAAGAACTGCCTCATAAGCGTCAAGTTGAATTTTTAGCGGGTCGTTTTGCTTGTAAAGAAGCATTCTCCAAAGCTTGGGGGACTGGCATTGGAGCAGTCGGATTACAAGATATCGAAATCTTGAAAGAAAAAAATGGCGCCCCTAAAGTGACGAAGTCGCCACATGATGGGCAGGTATTTGTATCTATTTCACATACGGAAACTAGCGCAGTGGCACAGATAATATTAGAATCCAGCTAA